The DNA window GATGATCCGACATTGCGTGAGCTCTGCGCGACCGTCGTACCGCTCGCCGGTCTCCTCGCGGAGACCGGTCTCACCATGAGGGAGGACGAGGCCGCCGCGCTCCGCGCGCTCGCGGCCTCCGATCCCGAACAGGTCGAGCAGATGCTGCTGTCGGCCGACCACTTCTGCGATCTGCACGCAAGCGACCTCACCGTCGAGGTTCGCCGTTCGCTGCTCGATCGGCTCGGGATGTTCGGCGTGCGCCTGTCGCTCCAGGAAATCCGTGACAATGGGGCAACGACGGCGGCGACGCTCGCGCCACGTCTGGTCGAACGCTCCGGGCTCACGGAGCTGCGCCGTGTGATCGCCGAGCACTTCCTTCCACGCGCGCGCACGCTGCAGGCTCGCAGCGCTCTGGTCGCGCTGCGCAGCCTTGCCCGTGATATGCGCGCTGCCAACCCCGCACTAGCCGAGTCGGTCGACCGAGAGGCGGAACGCATCGAGGCGAGCGGTGTCGAGTTCGCTCGCATCCGCGCCGCGCACCTCGTGGCCTCGGGAAGCGCGCAGGTACGCGACGGCGAACGCGAAGAGCTCGACCGCCTCCTCCTCGCGGGCACGCCCGCAGCCGCGCTGGGAATCGGCGGAGGAGCGAGTGCCGACTCCGTGAAGTCGGCCGCCTTGTCGACCATCGAGCGGTGGCGTGCCCGCGCCGGCGACCCGTTCGCCGACCAGGCGCGCCGCGAGGTGTGCGAGACCGCGGCCAGAACCGGCGAAGCGATCTACGCCGGCGTTGCGGCCTGAGCTCGGGTTCAGGGCCGGAGCGAGATCGCGAGGTCCGAGCGCTCCTACAGGTTGTAGATGCGCGCGGCGTTGCCGCCGATGATGAGGCGCATCTCCTCCTCGGGCACGTTGTCGAAGTGCTCGTGGATGACCTCTTGGGAGTGCGGCCATGTGCTGTCGGGATGCGGGTAGTCGGTGGCCCACAGCAGGTTCTCGACCCCGAGGTCGTGACGGACCCGGATCCCGAACGCGTCCTCCTCGAAGCTGGCGAACATGTTCTGGTGCCAGTAGTAGCTGGGGAGCTCCGGCAGGGTCATCCCGAGCTGCTCCCACCCGTGTCGGTCGGCCATCTTGTCGAGCCGCCCGATGTAGTAGGGGATCCAGCCCAGCCCCGCTTCGACGAGCACGACCTTGAGGCGCGGATGCCGGTCGAACACGCCGGGGACGATCCAGCTCGCGATCACCTCGGCCATGAAGATGGGCGGCAATGACTGGAAGATGCCTT is part of the Acidimicrobiia bacterium genome and encodes:
- a CDS encoding dynamin family protein, with the protein product MTVTTSVPGFGSAADQVLALIGTLEPDTAGSAYATELASIRERLSGPLRVAIAGRVKAGKSTMLNALVGERLAPTDAGECTRIVSWYRRGQSYQVSARLVDGQERAIPFQRGDGALQIELGGLTEREISVLEVRWPASTLEQVTLIDTPGLASLNDENSRRTREFLEVDADSPSDADAVIYLMRHAHRSDVDFLSAFMDRSVTAASPVNAVAVLSRADEIGAGRLDAMESASRIAARYRDDPTLRELCATVVPLAGLLAETGLTMREDEAAALRALAASDPEQVEQMLLSADHFCDLHASDLTVEVRRSLLDRLGMFGVRLSLQEIRDNGATTAATLAPRLVERSGLTELRRVIAEHFLPRARTLQARSALVALRSLARDMRAANPALAESVDREAERIEASGVEFARIRAAHLVASGSAQVRDGEREELDRLLLAGTPAAALGIGGGASADSVKSAALSTIERWRARAGDPFADQARREVCETAARTGEAIYAGVAA